A genomic stretch from Caldicellulosiruptoraceae bacterium PP1 includes:
- a CDS encoding prepilin-type N-terminal cleavage/methylation domain-containing protein, whose protein sequence is MSKKYNGFTLVEVMISVAIFAILIIPIGIIIKQSIQANVKAQINIEVAQVLNNAVEKVIYENITGSGSIDYYGGKYKLEYNIDPNYRQTDIRGIQNSEVDFTININNNTAEILSGSSSYNINLSTTQINKIKVKIVYNSSNKIATYYIYKDDNNIADISFTVSNSKLGGYLISNTSTTKLVLLLDGVYDFSDNLTDTMFQFWYNSGIGQNIKIAALSPFISFDKRDIQTINNESEFIKKIDLSIKDNKNNMLKQATFYYSNRVK, encoded by the coding sequence ATGTCGAAAAAATATAATGGCTTTACTTTAGTTGAGGTTATGATTTCTGTTGCGATATTTGCAATATTGATTATTCCAATTGGGATTATTATTAAGCAAAGTATTCAAGCAAATGTTAAAGCACAGATAAATATTGAAGTTGCTCAAGTATTGAATAATGCAGTGGAGAAAGTTATTTATGAAAATATTACTGGAAGTGGGTCAATAGATTATTATGGTGGTAAATATAAACTAGAATATAATATTGATCCAAACTACAGGCAAACGGATATCAGAGGTATTCAAAATAGTGAAGTTGATTTTACAATAAATATAAATAATAATACTGCTGAAATATTATCTGGTTCAAGCTCTTATAATATTAATTTGTCAACTACTCAAATTAATAAAATAAAGGTTAAAATTGTATATAATTCATCAAATAAAATAGCAACATATTACATTTATAAAGATGATAATAACATTGCAGATATTTCTTTTACTGTTTCAAATTCTAAATTAGGAGGCTACTTAATATCAAATACTTCAACAACAAAATTAGTATTATTACTAGATGGTGTTTATGATTTTTCAGATAATCTTACAGATACTATGTTCCAATTTTGGTATAATAGCGGAATTGGGCAAAATATAAAAATTGCTGCATTGTCTCCTTTTATCTCATTTGACAAAAGAGATATACAAACCATAAATAATGAGAGTGAATTTATTAAAAAGATTGATTTATCAATAAAAGATAATAAAAACAATATGTTGAAGCAGGCTACATTTTATTATTCGAATAGGGTGAAATAG
- a CDS encoding PilN domain-containing protein has translation MANKLKDINLYEAYILSSKPQSKGTRVFVLLFILEILILVFIFSTNVTKYNMIINDNKRLNNEINVKQQQLAQVEIFTKKKNLLNQKQTILDYIIIQHQRYLKTLDILENIAPSKIVYNNVNLELNKVTCNISGDSYETVTQFVYNMQNSGYFSNISFNTINSSNSIYTSIISADIVGK, from the coding sequence TTGGCAAATAAGCTAAAAGATATAAACTTATATGAAGCGTATATTCTTTCATCAAAACCACAATCAAAAGGTACAAGAGTTTTTGTGTTATTATTTATTTTAGAAATATTGATATTAGTTTTTATTTTTTCAACAAATGTAACCAAATATAATATGATAATAAATGATAATAAAAGATTAAATAATGAAATTAATGTTAAGCAGCAACAACTTGCACAAGTTGAAATATTTACTAAAAAGAAAAACTTACTAAACCAAAAGCAAACAATATTAGATTATATAATAATTCAACATCAAAGATATCTAAAAACTCTTGATATTTTAGAAAATATTGCTCCATCAAAGATAGTGTATAATAATGTTAATTTAGAATTAAACAAAGTAACATGTAATATTAGTGGGGATTCATATGAAACAGTGACACAGTTTGTATATAATATGCAAAATAGTGGGTATTTTAGTAATATTTCTTTTAATACTATAAATTCAAGTAATAGTATATATACATCAATTATTTCAGCAGACATTGTGGGGAAGTGA
- the pilM gene encoding pilus assembly protein PilM, with translation MSQVVSIELGRSIIKVCQGSYSNKKLFISKYSEHNLEDPIFIDDIRVDKKLLIDVMEKFYFSNNFNRRGINIIISGLPNMLIRELVIPDLPKEKTHSLIQFESRQYFPVNMDNYLIDYKQITKFIDNKQKKQKILLVAVPKSIIEGIIEAFSDLNLKINKIDIEANSLTKLVYHEREIRKEEKNSLYLIVNLMRYFITTVIAEDQNIIIAKTFPNYDLERMFKEGNDYGLSIENMFMYVINEIVENIVKFYEFYKSREQNPKDISKIYLTGEVCQHFDISSMLNSKINTQIELLTDIQLIENRVILNKSDLFSYSICFSGIL, from the coding sequence ATGAGTCAAGTTGTATCTATTGAACTAGGACGAAGTATTATTAAAGTTTGTCAAGGTAGCTATTCAAATAAAAAGTTATTTATTAGCAAATATTCTGAACATAATTTAGAAGATCCAATTTTTATAGATGATATACGGGTTGATAAAAAACTATTAATTGATGTTATGGAAAAATTTTATTTTTCAAATAATTTTAACAGAAGGGGAATAAATATTATTATTTCTGGACTTCCTAATATGTTAATCCGTGAATTAGTTATTCCTGATTTACCAAAAGAGAAAACACATTCTTTAATTCAGTTTGAATCAAGACAATATTTTCCAGTTAATATGGATAACTATCTAATTGATTATAAACAGATTACAAAATTTATTGATAATAAACAAAAGAAACAAAAGATACTTTTGGTTGCAGTACCTAAAAGTATAATAGAAGGAATAATAGAAGCATTTAGTGATCTTAATTTAAAGATAAATAAAATTGATATAGAAGCAAATTCACTTACTAAACTTGTATATCATGAAAGAGAAATAAGAAAAGAAGAAAAAAATTCTTTATATCTTATTGTCAATTTAATGCGTTATTTTATTACAACAGTTATAGCAGAAGATCAAAATATTATTATAGCTAAGACATTTCCAAACTATGATCTTGAGAGGATGTTTAAGGAAGGTAACGATTATGGTTTAAGCATTGAAAATATGTTTATGTATGTCATAAATGAAATTGTAGAAAATATAGTTAAATTTTATGAATTTTATAAATCAAGAGAACAAAACCCAAAAGATATTTCTAAGATTTATTTAACAGGAGAAGTATGCCAACACTTTGATATAAGCTCAATGCTAAATTCTAAGATAAATACACAAATAGAACTATTAACAGATATACAATTGATTGAAAACAGAGTAATTTTAAATAAATCAGATCTTTTTTCTTATTCAATATGTTTTAGCGGTATCTTATAA
- a CDS encoding prepilin-type N-terminal cleavage/methylation domain-containing protein produces the protein MKKINYKAFTLIEIIIASAILIIILTAVYSFFNSNFKIISRESKKTNIDSQAKTLIDNINQWLQMADQNTIQYNEFRNVLDNSINYKKVQFTIYQPSTTDIKIMFYPNTSSITIWNGSISNKYLDGYIDDMQVDFQSGSYINIKIIVNYKMNNIKKTYEVFHNIRND, from the coding sequence ATGAAAAAGATAAATTATAAAGCATTTACATTAATTGAGATAATTATAGCTAGTGCAATTCTTATTATAATATTGACAGCAGTTTATTCTTTTTTTAATAGTAACTTTAAGATAATATCTAGAGAGTCAAAGAAAACAAATATTGATAGCCAAGCTAAAACATTAATTGATAATATAAATCAATGGTTACAAATGGCTGATCAGAATACGATACAATATAATGAATTTAGAAATGTGTTAGACAATAGCATTAATTATAAAAAGGTGCAGTTTACAATTTATCAGCCCTCAACAACTGATATAAAAATAATGTTTTATCCTAATACATCTTCTATTACCATTTGGAATGGTTCTATCTCTAACAAGTATCTTGATGGATATATTGATGATATGCAAGTAGATTTTCAAAGCGGTAGTTATATTAACATAAAGATAATTGTTAATTATAAAATGAATAATATAAAAAAAACTTACGAAGTTTTTCATAATATCAGAAACGACTAA